A genomic stretch from Thunnus maccoyii chromosome 19, fThuMac1.1, whole genome shotgun sequence includes:
- the LOC121885948 gene encoding liver-expressed antimicrobial peptide 2-like → MGTLQQRIIVLTVFLCLICAIQVNSMPAPEDWNGLIQRTKRSLLWRWNSMKPVGASCRDHLECGTKYCRKNTCSFWKSP, encoded by the exons ATGGGGACTCTTCAGCAGAGAATCATCGTTCTtacagtttttctgtgtctgatcTGTGCCATTCAG GTCAATTCAATGCCCGCCCCTGAAGACTGGAATGGGTTGATCCAGCGGACCAAACGATCACTGCTGTGGCGCTGGAACAGCATGAAGCCAGTGGGTGCCAGCTGCAGAGATCACTTAGAGTGCGGCACAAAATACTGCAG GAAAAATACCTGTTCCTTCTGGAAATCTCCCTGA